Part of the Scomber japonicus isolate fScoJap1 chromosome 2, fScoJap1.pri, whole genome shotgun sequence genome, CAGATCATATTTTCTTCAAATTACCATTATGCAGAGGGAACATGTTAGTTCGGGGGAATCAAagagttttctgtttttagcTTTTTCCCACAAGGCTATGCATACCAGTCAAACTGTTCCCTTGTCATTCTTGGACACTCAAGGATGCACATTCATAGCAGGTGTACTATGCACATTCATAGAAGTGAAGTATAACCTGGACCCCAGTGGATTCCCTGTGGACGCCCAGATGTATAGTCACTAACCTGGTGACAACTTTTAGTGATTTATTCAGCATGATGGTATGCATGTATTTGCAGGCACagactgaaatgtctcaacagtTACTGGATGGAATGCCATTAAATTTTGTCACACATGGTCCTCAGAAGATACATCCTAATGACCATTGTGATACCATGACTCTCTCTGTACTGCTACCATGAAACTGTTAGTTTTGCTTTAAATAATATGACCTCCGAAAGGATTTCTATTAAAGCTGATATGAATATGCATCCAagatgaactgtaataactttGAGCATCCCTTAATTTTTCATGTATTGTCATCTTCAGATTCAATTTTCATTTTAGCTGATGACCATATATCtgcaaatcattttcattagcCTCAgttgtatgtttctgttttgtccTAATTAGTGTGCTAACATgttaaactaagatggtgaacatggtaaacatgcTGCCTGCTACATTTGAGCATTTTAGCAGCGATTCTGGTACATTCAATACATATTGACACAAAATGAACCTCTGGACTGAATGCTTGTAGATTGTTCTTTTGCTTCCCTACGGAGCAAATTTAAAACACAACACTcatatattatcattttataaagTTAATATGTTGAATATGCCATGATGCCAAAATACAGAGTAATGTTAGCAATCATTTTTGGGAATTACGTTTCTTTCCACCTGATGAATATAACTCAAATAATACTCTCTTTTTAgttctgttttggtctccacaaACTCTTGAGAAAAGAATCTGGGTCTTTAGCAGTTAAATGCATCACTGTATTCACTAGTGCATTgctaactgtctgtctgtctgctgtctggTGCTGGGAAGGTAGCATACAGTGTTTTCTGTAAAGCCGCCCGCTGTGAATGGAGACAGACTGGATGAGAATAATGAGACTGAGCCAATAAAATATGAGTCAATCTGAGTCTCTTTTGCACATCACACATAGTCATTGTCatgttataaataattatatggATTGGAGCAACTTTAAAATGAGATATTTGATGGTATTGCAATGCTCCTATTATCATGTTGCCTCAAGAACATTCAAGAACCAGTGTGCTACAGTGTATAGTTGCTACAACTGAGTGCGCCGCTTTGTGCCACTATGTACTGGTCATTTCCAGGATTTCCTTACTCACAGGATCCTTCCGCTGCTGCACTGAAGCCTGAGCAGAGCACAGTGCCATGGGGATAGAGAGCGACAGGTGCCTGGGTGCTGTATGGTACCTCCCAGAGACAGAAATAGTCCCACAATGAGTCAGAGggtgaaaagaaggagggataaTTCCATTCCTATTTTCAGGAAGTGTGACACTCTTTTCTTCCCTGTGATTGTCATGAGGCTGGCCTACAAGTCCACTGCACTGTTGCTCACACTCCCCACAACAGTGCGCAGGTGGCAGAGCATGACTCAGACTCTTTTCAAAGACCAAAGACCAAATAAATGCATCAGCGGTACTAATGTGAGCATAAAAAGCACAATGAATGATCAGTTAATTCAGCAGCATTTTTAGACATCAGTGGCAAAAACTAAAGTGCCCAGGAACAGGAACATGCAACTAGTGAtagttttgatcattttaaaaacattctgAATCTTTCTCAGCATGATGATGATATGAATTCTATTGTTGAATTTCTCCATCTACACAACTGGTTTGAACCTTTCTTTTACCACTTCCTCAGCACTACTTCTTTGTTGGTACAGCATGGAAAAGAATGTTCAGTGCACTGTGTCAACAGTACTTTACATAGGCAGACATGAcgacaataaataataatcctGACAGGCAATAAAGGGCTGCATGTAACACAATGCAAGATGCAGGAATGACAATCACCTTGCTGAGAAGCCATATTCCCCTATTTTATCTCATTATGCCATTTGTGTCAAATCTCACCTTTCATTAAAAAGTAatcactaataataataatacagagaGGAAGGACACTGCCATGTCAGCGTTGTTGCTACTACTTAACTTTTCATAGAACTCTTATTATCTAGTCATGTAACTCTAAACAGCTCAACTGTTCGACTACTGCACTATGGTCCTAGAACGCACTCTGCTCTACTCTCTTATGTCTCTTTTAGCTGGGACATCCCCTGGACCTGGACCCTGATGCCTGGAATGACAGATTATCAGCTCTGCAGACAGATCAGAGCAGAGACATACAGGAGTGAAGAGGCTTTAATGAGACATTAAACACACTGCGCTGATTTTAGATGCAGACATGGAGTCTATCTGCACTCATGGATGTcttttttagattattttgttTGCATGTAACATCAAGCAGGGAATCTGTATCCATACGTATGTGATAAAGATATGTGTGCTTGCCCAGGAGTGTTAAAGAGATGCGTATCAGTCTGGGGTGACCACAGTATCTGGTGACGACTTTGTCTGACTGATGCCTGACACCTGACTACGGCTGCATGTGGAGGCCAAAATGAACCAGTGCAAGGACAGACAAGGGTATCCTATGCCTCGACGTCAACTGTGCATGACAAGTCAGCAACTGCAAAACTTGAATAAAACAAGTAAAGTAATGTATAAACCACAATAGTTCATAGTGGATTTCTGAtttgctcatttaaaaaaaacaacataaatttgATGAAGAATGAGGGTAAAACATCAAGTGtctctaaaatgtcaaactcatCACTTAAGCACTGACTGGCCAAACAACATGTGACCAGCTGTGAAAAGACAATCAAACTGAAATAGATCCAGTAGGGGAAACTAATAATTTCAGccagtttttttctttggctGCAGTAGAGAATGCGACTCTTTGTAGTGAGTCcaagtcactcagtcagtgctGTCACTGTGTTTCTCTCCAGAGTGGTGGGAATAAGCAGCCGGCAGGACAGTTTCCATCAGCTGGTGTCACACCTCAGCCCtgacatttccatgtgcaaccGCAAAGCTCCACACTGCACCACGTAACATACTGCAACACTTTTCCTGCCTGATTAACTGAGTTTACATATACTGTGGTTTACACAGATGTGCGTTAAAATTAGATACAAATTTCCAATGGGAAACAGAGAAGAGGGAGTTTTGTGTGAGGGAATGCAAGCTGTATGACACACCTAAAAGACTTAATCAGCATTTCTTACTGCCTCACACCAGTAGAAAGCTTGAGAAATGTAGTGACAGTTAAAATGTGCAACCACTTTCAATCATAAAAGCATTTAGTtgtgcatttacacacattatgtaaaaaaaCTTGAGAAATGGAGCTTTCATTTTTACCTTTGTTACTGAACTAAGAAGTCATTGTCACATCCACTCTAAGTCTCATCAATACTTGCTTAAATAACTCCCAGAGAATCCAAATGCATCcaacaacaaactgaaatgttttacaCCAAAACCGTCGGCCATACCTGCAGCAGACAGAGCCAGCAGAGACAGCAAACAGCACACAGACACCAGAGACTTCATTTTGGCTGCCAGGGGCCTTCTCCTCATCCCCCCCAGATATATATACTGCTCCGGCTGAAGGTCAGAGGGCATGCCAGGGGAGGCGGGGCGCAGCAACGGCAACTGCACCCATATCAGCCATTGTGTGTCTGAACAGCTGCCTAGTCCAATCGGAAATGTTGAGAGGAGATTGAAGTGGGAAGAGATTGGCTGGTCATGCTGCGTTCTTGTAGTTTTAACATTAATCCCATAATAAGTGCTTCAGTTAAGAGTATTCAGAAACCTTTTAACTCCTAAAACCATGAATGCACTTAGTgctagagctgcaatgattagtcattTGAGAGACAATAGACTATTTAGACTATAATCAATTGGCAAGTACTTCAATTAGTGAACAGAAATTCTAAtcatttgatgtgtgtgtgtgttcttatacATTGTAAGTTGAATATTTGAAGGTTTTCACTGTTGGTCAGAGTAAGACCTTTAAAGATGTCACATTGGGCTGTGGAAGATGACACTAGGGATTTTTCACTTTTACGTGATTGATAAAACAATgaaatcgataatgaaaataattagcaTTAGCCCTACTAATTTCTACTGTAGAGCATGTATGTTACACCTGAAGGTCTCAAGTAACTGCATGCCAACTAAAAAGATCAAAATGAGGCCTGTGTGCCACCTGTGTTTATCAAAAATGTGATCAGGCTGCAGAGcaactcctctgctgctgccaaAGTTGGAGTTGCTCAATatcaccacctggtggacaGAAGGGGTCATATGATGTACAATTGAACAGCAGGCAACGGGgtgtaataaaaaaagtacaaattttatttttttactctttacaAAGGCCTGTTTACCCAAGTTTTTtataaacaaaatataacagCTTCTCATCGACCTggactgatgaaaaaaaaacaaaaaaaacataattcacacaaaaatataaaaaagatgcTTGTCaccaaaaatggaaaacagaacaagaaagacagatgaaaagaCAGGAAAGCAGAACACAATAAACAGTTGTTAATTGTGTCACAGCAAAAAGAGcttacaaaatataataaatggagaaaaaaaatcttcctcATCATTGATTCAGGCAGTACAGAACAGCAAGTGCTTCATATCAAATATCTCAAAATCCACCAAAAGACAACAGTGCTGCAACACAATGTACAGAAACATTATGGGGGGGGAAGTTTCTCCTtgaccaataaaaaaaacctccgCCAAAGTACAGATCAATTAGTTTGACTTCAGGCTGTGGTTTTAACATTTGCCAGTAAAAACACCCGACCCTTCAACAAAGTTTCACAAACAAACTATGACAATCTGCCCCTCCCCAACCCTCCCCCCTTGTTTGGCATGAAATACTAGTCTAACCAGATATAAAACTGATGTCAGTGAGTGAAAAGTGTCCACACATCTCACACAAGATAGTTTCACACTGAACCCATTAGTCACGTattcatgaagaagaaaaaaagaaaccataaaaaaataaacaaactgtcAAAATGAAAGCCTGCTTTAGACAAGAGAAAACAGTAATTAGTAAAATGCATTCAATTGGCAACAGAACATATAAGTTCAAAAGATACAAATCCAAAGACATGGAATGTTTACAGCATCAAGTCAGCATATCCAATCGAGTATGACAGGAGAGAGGCTCGGAGGAGGGATTTCCAGTCAAATTCCCGAGACAAATGTAAGCATCGTAACATGAGGTGGACAGACTCGGTGTGTTTTATTGAGACGGGCGGagatctgcaattcagtttggAGCATTTCATCTGAGTTCCAGAGTACTGATTTAGCACTTTTTGTAGCATTTGATGAATGGAAAATGTACAGCAATGTCAGCTTACTTTTTCAACTAAATCCACTCATCCTtctgaaaaatgtctttatccaaccattttttttaacattaagtTTGGGTTCAAAGTAATGAGTATGTTCTGAGGGTCATTTATAGCAAGTATCACAATATGAAATGGCAGAAATATCACTGCCACGTGTAACCAAACAGAACTACTCCCTGCTCCCCTACACTCAAAGCAATTCCAACATGTGgaaatgactcatttcattTCCCTGAAAAAAATTTCAGACGCACGTAAGAAACGTGATCAACTGTGAAGTCACGTCCAGAGTTTTGGCCTCGGCCCACTGCTCGTCAGCAGAGTGCCAGGTTGACAAAGAGCACCTTGCAAGTAGACACTACATTCTTTGATACAAGCATGTCAAGTTTcatacatatactgtaggtgtaaTGTACACACCTATCAACGGTGCATAGATAACTTCACCTCATGTATAAATGACGCCAACATATGTTCTGAAGATGGAATTGCATAAATACCAAAAACTCTAGTGCATAGTCACTAAAATCAACAAAGCAAGACCAGAAGATAGACCGGAAGTCTTAGGAGGAAAACCGGAAGCCTTTGTGTTAACTGTCAATCATCTCAATCTGTTTCAGATTTGCACATCAGCCAAACttcttgacttttttttggcaATGATTAATTTTGATTGGCTCAAAATGTCTAAGATTGATAAAAAATGAACATCAGCCATTAACAACGTGctgataaatgtttgatttcaggTAATGAACCAACATTTGGTTCTTTTAAGTTAAcagtggattaaaaaaaaacataaaaggagTCTACTTTAGTTGCCTTAAATCCACCTCAAGGCCTCCGGTTCCTTGTGAAAACCTGACAAACCTCTGATTTTAAGTTGCTAATCTCaatagaagaaaatgttcaCCTTCAACATTCAGTAACCCTGACAGAAagtatgacaaaaaaaaaaaaaaaaaaaactaaacaaaaacatgaaaaacattgaAGCTAAAAGTTAAATGTCAATTGTTCAACAGCATATTTTTAAGGGCTTTATCAGATGTAAGGAAACAACCTTTCAAGTAAAATCAGACATTGTTTCAATCAATGTCAATACTCAGATTAACTAAGTTTGAATTTTTTCCAAACTTTTTAATTTAGGAATGCGCTTCAGTTGTAGTTTTAGTTGGGTTTCATGGCTATTTCTTGCCCATAGAACATCACCTGGCTAACTGAaggacataaaaaaacaaacaaacaaaaaaaagaaattaagacTGGGGAAGAAATAACTGCAACTCCATTTCCCTTTTCAGAACCAAAAAGTCAAGAGCTGCTTGCTTATTGTGTTGTTACATTCAAACTCTCCATTAAACTGACATCTACGAATTTATAGCACAAATAATACTGTCAGCGCGCCAGTGACGACAGGTAACTGTGATACTGTGACTGTATGTAGCACTTATAAACATGCATGAGGGACGCATGAAGGACGGACTGATGCGGATAGCTTTTACGTGAGAAAACCCCTCAAGTTTTCAAGTAGTCACGGACATTGAAAACCAGCCTCTAGGAATCCTGCTGGGTTTCTTCTGCACGCTGACCATCCTATGTTTTCGATCTtcggagattttttttttttttttacagtacaaGACTGACAGAGCTTAACTACTGGATTTAGGAGTTTGGATAATGCCAAAGAaaggtttttagttttttttgttttttttaaaaagtagtcaAGCTCCTGGAGGGAATCTTACAGTGAGTAGGtgttttaagtgtttgtgtgtgtgtatgtgagttcATGGGACGATCAGTTCATTGAGCAGTCCTCTCCCTccgtgtctgtgtctgtgtctgagcAGGCGGTGTCCATGGCGACGTGGGCGGGGCTGACGATGACGGCtcgtctctgctcctcctcgGCACTTGCTCTCCTCTCCTGAGTGCGTTCGATGTGCTGGATTGcctgaagaggagaggatgaaaaaaaacTCTTGAGGGCTGCTGCAAATATTTGGCCGACTCAGGAGCTCGATCTCAGTGAGGATTCTGTACatgaagtaaaacaaacacacatacctGCACAATGGTGTCCAGGTTCTGTCTGGACGTGGACACGGTGCTGGTGTGGACAGACGGGCTCATGGTCACCACAGTGACGTGGTGGGGCTGCTGGGTTAGTGTCGGAGCCGGGACGATGACTGTTGGGTGGTGTGTTGGTGCAGGGGGAGTGGGAGGAGCCAGCACCTGGAGGACAgacaaaatattattaaaatacaaacagagacgtgttttatcattttcaagGCTGCTGTGTATATCAGCATATGACTACgataagagagagagtgtgtgtgtgtgtgtgtgtgtttctgacctGTGGactgtgtgtctgcctgtcagCAGCGTGGATCTGCTGCAGCCTTAACAACGTCTTGCTCTGGATGAGCGCCtgttcctcctccacctgctggGTGATCACCTTCAGACGCTCTGGGTGCAGTTGACCGTCCAGAGAGCGCACCTACACACAACCAGAAGACAGAAAATTCTAATTAAACAACAACGAATTACTGCCTCACTCAGTTCACATTATTTAGAAATATCTAACTCCTGCATATCCCCTGATGTTTACTTTCTTTCAGTCGACTGTTTGAGTTCCTGTTTGTCTTAACCTGCTGTTCAGGTAGATCCAGGATGTGAGCTTATCAGAAAATGACTGCTGTACAGGTAACTTTCATCACCACCAGCCACCCCCCACGTTAGATGACTGATAGTGTGGAGGACATTAAATGGTAGGTAAAACATAAAAGTTAGTTCTCagtattttgttatttagtATCCACTGTGACAAGAAGACCATTGCAGTCTAGTGTGGAGATCTGGATAACTTTTTTTAGTGTAGGAAGGACAATTACTTATAATAGCATTTCCATTAGAGACTGAGAGGCTTGAATGTCTGAGAATCATACAGCCAGCTATTGTCAGATCAGGTGAAGAAAGACTATTTTCACAAGCGCTGACGCCTCACCTGCTCCTCCAGCTGCATACGAGCAGAACGCTCCCTGTCCAGTTGCTGCCGCAGCTCTAACATCTCCCTTCgcacctcctccaccttctcctcctccaggttGTCTGGAGACCCAATCCCTTCGTCCTTCTCTTCTGCCCGCCTCCTCTTTGGTGACGACCCACTGAACTCCTGCATTGACATGGGGATGCCGCGGAAAGTTAAACATACAACAGTGAATGTGCATATTACTGTCCTGTTCCAGAAACAAACTTTCATGAACTCTGACTTCAAACCGGAACTCTGAGTTAACTCAGATGAGAGAAACTGAAGCCCAGATGATTTGAGTTAGATCATCAACTCTGGGTGAAATGTGTGTAGTGAAcgacaaaaaaaagcaagatgAAGTCTAATACTATAGTAtaattcaccatggcaacgggaAAATAAAGGCAGATCCTCAGAATGCCAACTATGCATATTTAAGTTTGAAAACAAAGCAGTGACAGAGCCTGAGTTTTATTTAGTGTAGTCCCATTATTCATCATTTACCAGACCTGTCAAAACAAGTTCAGACTACATGCAGACTATATTCCAAAAACTCACTTTTGAACTGCACTTAGTTCAGCTGTAATATATTTAGCGTCTAACATATAAGTATAAAAATATGCATAGCACATGTTTCACTCTGAGCTGAAACTACTGTGTGTAATATATGAATGTGAGAGCAGAGATCACTGTTCAGAGAAATGACAGACCGTGCATAAAATGTGTAGCATTAACAAAAGGTAATTCTCAGGTAACAAACTGATATTCAGCAGGGATTTGGATCGCTCCCTCTAGATATAAACCTCTGCAGATATATGTGTTTCCAGCTCGACTGTCAACTGTAGCTTTtcaaagaggaaatgaaacagTGTGTTCAACAGCAGCGTCAGGCTCGGCAGGAGGGGAAGAGATGGAGAATAAAACCTGCCATCAAGCAGGTTAAGTTTACAAAGCCAGTTAAAGGGATCTCTGTTTCTGGCACACAACACCCAGGATTTCCTGTGActaaatgcttaaaaaaaaaacctcaaaggTTTTCACGAAGTCAGTTTTCTGGAACAAACGACTGGCGTGGCAAGAAAATGAACAACATCATGACAAACAGATCATTGGCATACATCGATTGAGACGGTACTGCACTTTCTCTGCCAACACTTGCAAGCTgttcaaatattaaaattaagCTGTATTGATACTTGCATAGGTTGCAGCAGATCTCAACAAGAAGCCTCTAACACAttacctgctgctgtctgatAATCAAACCTGTGACCTGAACCCTTCAGAACAGGTAGCACAGCGGCATGGCAAAATGAGGGACAGCCACTGGAAAGCAACTTTTCCATCAAACTACCACTGCCTTCTCTAGTTGTTGTTTTGCATCATAACTTCTGAACTATCCATCACATAAAGTAAATGCCTGTATTAGCTTATGTCTAAGTTATGTCAAAGCATGGAAAAGTGTATTTGTATGATAGGCTCAAACAACCATTATGGTCCTTTAAGCAACTTTAAAGAGTGACTAGAAAAACTTCTGCTAATGACTTTATTCATGAGTTGAAAAGAGACATTCAGGTATACCTGGATAAAGCGTTTGAGCTGGTTGTTCTGTGCCAGAAGCTGTGTCTTTTCTTGCTCCAAGGCGAAGATGTAGTCCGCTGTCTGCTGCAAAATGGCCGCCTGGTAAGGATCGATAGATAATAGATCAATATGAGACCAGCACATGGACTAATAGTGAAACAATCTGACAGAACTGTTGCTGAAGCAGAGaaaactgcaacacacaccatggaacacaaattaaaatttcTGCTGTACAATTTAACAACTGTGCCAAACCATTTCTAATCTTGATTATCAAAACAGAgatcatccaaaaaaaaaaactgaataaaaagcagctgtatgtgtcagtgtttgcGTGCTCACTGCACCTTGCTGagtttctctccatctgtgtgGGGCAGGAGTGTTTTGAGGGACTGGAAACCCGCATTGATGCTCTGCATGCGCCGGCGTTCATTGCTGTTGGCGATCTCGCGGCGGATTCGTCTCTCCTGGTCTTGGGCTGTCTCTGGACTGAGGGGGATATTAGCCAGgctgagggagagaggacagagatggTTATTTTTCTGTCCATGCGGGCTCTGTGAGCAGTAATACAGTATTAGGTGCTCTCTGGTGCACATTTCATCCCCCTCTCCTATTCTGAGTTTAAGTTAGAAAAGTTCTTCTTACTAACTACTTTAATAAACAATTAGCATCACATGCATCTAGATACGATCTCAAAGACAAATCTGAAACTCTGGGCTGgataaataaaaccaacacacagccacagtaaACACTGCAATCGGCTCCAATCTCTGACCCTTTAAACAGGGGAACTTTCAACCTAGGAGACATAACCAGGCTTTAGTCTTGACCTCTTTGCATTCCAGTCTAAATGGCTGGAGGTCTTTGAGTTTGACTGAACTCTGTTTCCCCACCTCACACACCTTCAACCCATGAGTGTCGATGTTATGGTGGCAAAATCTTCTTGGTCATATTTACTCAGGGGGAGAAATATGTGACCCATTAAGACTAAAGATGACCACAGTGCCAAGAAGACAAACTAGAGGAACCAGATAGGGGATGTTTACGAAAGTGAAAAAAAGGTCAGGCAGAGGACCTCGCTCGCATAGCTCTAAACAGATTTCTTTTATTCTATAAAAGACGAGGAGTATAGTTGTGAGTTTGCTGCTACAATTTAACAATcttacattattttaaactttGCAGTTACAAGCCAGCAAtgtcagctaaagtaaaaagagagaaaagatgcctttaaaaaaagagcataAATACACCCTCATTAATTCATGCATCTGGtgtatgtaaaataaagttCTGAGCACTTAAAGTACTGAATTGCACACCACAAGTTTATCCCTACATAAATGAAAGATGTGTAAGGGGGCTTTAAGAAATAATGTTCT contains:
- the LOC128380938 gene encoding transcription factor AP-4-like, whose translation is MEYFMMPTEKIPSLQQFKKTEKDVIGGLCSLANIPLSPETAQDQERRIRREIANSNERRRMQSINAGFQSLKTLLPHTDGEKLSKAAILQQTADYIFALEQEKTQLLAQNNQLKRFIQEFSGSSPKRRRAEEKDEGIGSPDNLEEEKVEEVRREMLELRQQLDRERSARMQLEEQVRSLDGQLHPERLKVITQQVEEEQALIQSKTLLRLQQIHAADRQTHSPQVLAPPTPPAPTHHPTVIVPAPTLTQQPHHVTVVTMSPSVHTSTVSTSRQNLDTIVQAIQHIERTQERRASAEEEQRRAVIVSPAHVAMDTACSDTDTDTEGEDCSMN